A portion of the Planctomicrobium piriforme genome contains these proteins:
- a CDS encoding sigma-70 family RNA polymerase sigma factor produces the protein MEAAVKAYQSVTQKEFRDRLVMEHLESVRHVLGRMIPGLPRFIDADNLESAGVLGLVEAAAQFDPTRGVEFKTFAYHRIRGAILDELRRNCPLPQQVLQQWARLRQVWEQLGELASPATVAAACGLTEEEVEDCLTAIRITQPEVWQAELSHHQRASDADAEPIERLNADDERRLLADAIERLPNRLRVVLSLYYMEDLRLAEIGAVLNLSESRVSRLLAQAQLQLKHSLERTRSGDQTRRQHAAEPLRGPTVLGAKKTRSERTPTE, from the coding sequence ATGGAAGCGGCCGTAAAAGCCTATCAAAGCGTGACGCAGAAAGAGTTCCGTGACCGTCTGGTCATGGAGCATCTGGAGAGCGTGCGCCATGTGCTGGGCCGCATGATTCCCGGTTTGCCCCGCTTTATCGATGCCGACAATCTGGAATCAGCGGGAGTCCTCGGTCTCGTCGAAGCGGCCGCGCAGTTTGACCCGACTCGGGGAGTCGAGTTCAAGACGTTCGCCTATCACCGCATTCGCGGCGCGATTCTCGATGAACTGCGCCGCAACTGCCCCTTGCCGCAACAGGTGCTCCAGCAATGGGCCCGTCTGCGGCAGGTCTGGGAACAACTCGGTGAACTCGCTTCGCCGGCCACTGTCGCTGCGGCTTGCGGACTGACAGAAGAGGAAGTCGAAGACTGCCTGACAGCGATTCGGATCACGCAGCCGGAAGTCTGGCAGGCGGAACTGTCGCATCATCAACGAGCCAGTGACGCCGACGCCGAACCAATCGAGCGTCTCAATGCCGATGACGAACGCCGCTTGCTGGCCGATGCCATCGAACGGCTTCCCAACCGCCTGCGAGTCGTGCTGTCGTTGTATTACATGGAAGACTTGCGGCTGGCGGAAATCGGCGCGGTGCTGAATCTCTCCGAGTCCCGCGTCTCACGCTTGCTGGCTCAGGCTCAACTGCAATTGAAACACAGTCTGGAACGCACCCGATCAGGCGACCAGACCCGTCGGCAGCACGCCGCCGAACCCCTGCGCGGCCCGACCGTTCTCGGCGCGAAGAAAACTCGCTCGGAACGCACGCCGACCGAATGA